The Maniola hyperantus chromosome 9, iAphHyp1.2, whole genome shotgun sequence genome includes a region encoding these proteins:
- the spidey gene encoding very-long-chain 3-oxoacyl-CoA reductase-B: protein MAHFSSLEKFAIVFLVGLLLYLAKCVVNLVYTYVIGPAVNRVDFKSKGKWALITGSTDGIGKAYARELASRGCDIVLVSRSIDKLKSTAAEIESEFKVNTKIVQADFCEGESVYDKISKEIADIEIGTLVNNVGVSYTYPEYFLEIPDWDQSINNMVKANVVATTRMTGLVLPGMVQRGKGVVINVGSGASIIPSPLLSVYAATKAFVDKFTEGLDMEYSKKGIIVQCVLPGFVCSKLSGLHRSSLIAPTAKSFVKSAISLVGTTSKTAGYFPHALFFFGINSFYAIANRFSVWLVTRSMENTRRKALRKKQKMDA from the exons ATGGCTCATTTCAGCAGTTTAGAAAAATTCGCCATAGTGTTCCTCGTAGGATTGCTGCTGTATTTGGCAAAATGTGTTGTTAATTTAGTGTACACTTATGTCATCGGACCGGCAGTGAATAGAGTGGATTTCAAGTCGAAGGGAAAGTGGGCCT TGATAACAGGCAGTACAGATGGCATCGGAAAAGCTTATGCGAGAGAG TTGGCGTCTCGAGGCTGTGATATCGTTCTAGTCAGTCGATCAATAGACAAATTAAAATCTACAGCGGCTGAAATTG AGAGCGAGTTCAAAGTGAACACGAAGATAGTTCAAGCGGACTTTTGTGAAGGCGAAAGCGTTTACGACAAGATCTCGAAGGAGATAGCCGATATCGAAATTGGCACTCTCGTCAACAATGTCGGTGTTTCCTACACCTATCCGGAGTACTTCCTTGAAATACCCGACTG GGATCAGTCAATCAACAACATGGTCAAAGCCAATGTCGTGGCAACTACTCGGATGACCGGTTTGGTGCTACCCGGGATGGTGCAACGAGGAAAAGGAGTGGTGATCAACGTAGGATCTGGAGCTTCCATCATACCCAGCCCTTTGCTTTCTGTATATGCTGCTACCAAG GCATTCGTCGATAAATTCACCGAAGGCCTGGATATGGAATACAGCAAGAAGGGCATAATTGTACAATGTGTTTTACCAGGCTTTGTCTGCTCCAAATTATCTGGTCTACACCGTAGTTCCCTAATAGCACCCACCGCGAAGTCTTTCGTCAAATCTGCTATTAGTCTTGTTGGCACCACCTCAAAAACTGCAGGATATTTTCCTCATGCTCTATTCTTTTTCGGAATCAACTCTTTCTATGCCATAGCTAATAGATTTAGCGTATGGCTGGTCACCAGGTCTATGGAGAACACACGCAGGAAGGCTTTGAGAAA gAAACAAAAAATGGATGCTTGA